A window of Garra rufa chromosome 11, GarRuf1.0, whole genome shotgun sequence genomic DNA:
ACGCAAGTCGCTTTTATTGCCCACGAGCATGATGACTATGTTGCTGTCTGCGTGGTCTCTCAGCTCCTTAAGCCAGCGCTCAACATTTTCATAAGTCAGGTGCTTGGCGATGTCATACACTAGAAGGGCCCCAACAGCTCCCCGGTAATACCTGCAGACCAATTGAAGAAAATTGAAGAGTATGCTCAACCCGCATGAAATCAAAATGCACACTTTTTGATTCTAACGTGAATAATTCAATGGttattccaaataaaatacaaatatttgtcAAATCTTTCACTCAGAAATACATCAGATTAAGCTCATATGAGTTGGGAATGGCATTTCACATTGACTTTGAACTGAACACTGagttaaggcctgttcacaccaagaggaATTCCTATAAAAATAACTATAACATTAACTATACTGCGCTCACACCAACTCACAGTTACTTTCTGTTTACCATCATCATAATTCGCAGCAGTTATCTCGTCTGCCATTTTACATGCTTGTTTGCTGTAAAGTGAGGTGGATTCTGACCATCTCATTCTTCAACTAGAAAAAAATTGTTCTGAAGGTAATTCcatgatatatgtgaccatggaccacaaaatcagtcatacgGGTCAATTTTTTAGACATTGTCTAAAAGCTAagtatataagctttccattgatttatggtttgtaaCGAAtagtaatctgagggtgcaaaaaaaaaaaaaaaagagaaaaaagttaTCCAagtgaagttctcagcaatgcttTATTGCGTTTCaataatttactaaatatcttcatgaaacctgatctttacttaatatcctaatgatttttggcataaaagaaaaattgatcattttgacttaaaaaaatacaatgtatttttggctattgctacaaatatacccgtgctacttaaaactggttttgtggtccagggtcacatatgtttttaaTGTTAATAATTGTGGTTTGGATTCCTCTAATCTAATAAGTagaacttcttattctaacataaatggtctttaaagttgtgttttgggccattatgctttggcacactatccgtcaaacaaactaaaaaaaataaaagcacaatatggcttaatcccttcattaAGTCTGTtttgctgcacgtttcaaaacAACGTAcgcacttcgttcaggcgatcagctcgtgatccggagTTTTCGGCAACTCAGaacagctcagttcacagtgaatgccgTTATGCTATATTTTCATGGcggatgattacagcatttcactagatttgtagtagggcgcatttttgtaagcctgttttcactgaaactGGAGTTTTATAAGAGTTTTAAACTGCCATGTCCGTCACAATTttagcttaaaagtgcagtatgaactGCTGACAGCTACTGctttaaatgggtaatgttactgcagtccaaattcaaaatatctctttttaggtgtagaaattagaaaataagtattgtaatttccctactgtagtgtaaaacaaaattaatatacttgttaaatatatatatagattttttttacagtgcaattttttttataatatatggcTTTTACTGTCacaggaataacaataatataaaactactgttattattattattatttttattataatattctaatttgtttggcttacTAAAACACcattgtgaatgtaatttagactgagacagtacaccacaaataaaaagagggttgagtcccctttaaagttcaggtcaaTTCACAAACTTTTTCCTGACTTAGCTTTTCTCAGTTAAGAAGATGGCTTGGAGCTCTTAATTtggaactctcaaagtgcattagattaaataatttaactttaaaaatgtaccaaaattttatttgtctttttttatatatttttttttaatatattttatactgGGGACTTCAGAGATATtatcatattgtgagattttATTATTGTTACATACCTAAGAATAATTATAAAAACTTATACTTATCGTCCTTTGTGTGAATAAACTTAATCAAAACGTGTCAATTGGTATCTGTCACACGAGAAAAAATACATTTGGCTTTTAATGAGCCTTACGCTGAAGTGATGGCCCGGTAGCGTTCCTGTCCAGCTGTGTCCCAGATCTGAGCTTTCACCGTCTTTCCATCCACCTGAATGCTACGTGTAGCGAACTCCACTCCAATAGTGCTTTTGCTCTCAAGGTTGAATTCATTACGGGTGAAACGAGACAGCAGGTTACTCTTCCCCACACCTGAGTCTCCAATCAGGACCACTTCAAAATAAAACACAGCAGGGTTTTATAACTGACACGggt
This region includes:
- the rab11a gene encoding ras-related protein Rab-11A; protein product: MGTRDDEYDYLFKVVLIGDSGVGKSNLLSRFTRNEFNLESKSTIGVEFATRSIQVDGKTVKAQIWDTAGQERYRAITSAYYRGAVGALLVYDIAKHLTYENVERWLKELRDHADSNIVIMLVGNKSDLRHLRAVPTDEARAFAEKNGLSFLETSALDSTNVETAFQTILTEIYRIVSQKQMSDRRDNDMSPSNNVVSIQVQPTENKPKMQCCQSI